Proteins from a genomic interval of Papaver somniferum cultivar HN1 chromosome 4, ASM357369v1, whole genome shotgun sequence:
- the LOC113274535 gene encoding NAC domain-containing protein 35-like: MAISATMNHNDDKDEHDHDMVMPGFRFHPTEEELIEFYLRRKVEGKRFNVELITFLDLYHHDPWELPALAAIGEKEWFFYVPRDRKYRNGDRPNRVTKSGYWKATGADRMIRTESNRSIGLKKTLVFYSGKAPKGIRTSWIMNEYRLPQHETDRYQNKAEISLCRVYKRAGIDVTPSSSRGIMPQEKKQRNMINQSMPNNKAQRTPQAPMDLEKPHELDAGNSSGATSTDTWTALGLANHTPSYTKISPVTSSILMPSPPASTEEDETLIHHPKQTGCSALFQHNSSSLFMGSSSMPVTPVDDLHRIVNYQQAYTSYHHQHQHEQHEQHQHSTSFLHPLPQSHEQPQSTLGLGTISNSVPTFQDKLWEWSLIPEANRDYSSSSTSHFQ; this comes from the exons ATGGCAATTTCAGCAACCATGAATCACAACGATGATAAAGATGAACACGATCACGACATGGTTATGCCTGGTTTTAGGTTTCACCCAACTGAGGAAGAACTCATCGAATTCTATCTTCGTCGTAAAGTTGAAGGGAAACGCTTTAATGTTGAACTTATAACCTTTCTGGATCTTTATCATCATGACCCTTGGGAACTtccag CTCTAGCAGCAATTGGTGAAAAGGAATGGTTTTTCTATGTGCCTAGAGATCGAAAGTATCGGAACGGTGATAGACCCAATCGTGTAACCAAATCTGGATACTGGAAAGCTACTGGTGCCGATCGAATGATTAGAACTGAAAGTAATAGATCAATTGGGCTTAAGAAGACATTAGTCTTCTACTCTGGTAAGGCACCTAAAGGTATAAGAACTAGTTGGATCATGAACGAGTATCGGTTGCCACAACACGAGACTGATCGATACCAAAATAAG GCGGAAATTTCACTTTGTAGAGTATACAAGAGAGCCGGAATAGATGTCACCCCGTCCTCATCTAGAGGAATCATGCCACAAGAGAAAAAACAACGCAACATGATTAATCAATCCATGCCGAACAACAAAGCTCAACGTACACCACAGGCACCAATGGACCTAGAAAAACCACATGAACTTGATGCGGGAAACAGCAGTGGCGCCACCAGTACTGATACTTGGACAGCTTTAGGGTTAGCTAACCATACACCTAGTTACACCAAAATTTCTCCAGTGACATCTTCCATACTAATGCCATCACCACCAGCGTCAACCGAAGAAGACGAAACACTTATCCATCATCCCAAGCAAACGGGTTGTTCAGCTCTGTTCCAACATAATAGTAGTAGTCTCTTTATGGGTTCTTCTTCAATGCCCGTAACTCCAGTCGATGATCTCCATAGGATAGTAAACTACCAACAAGCTTACACATCATATCACCATCAACATCAACATGAGCAGCATGAGCAACACCAACATTCGACTTCATTTCTGCACCCGTTACCACAATCTCATGAGCAACCACAGTCAACACTAGGACTTGGCACGATATCGAATTCAGTGCCGACATTCCAGGACAAGCTCTGGGAATGGAGTCTAATCCCAGAGGCAAATAGAGACTACAGTAGTAGTAGTACTAGTCATTTCCAGTAA